The following coding sequences are from one Salmo trutta chromosome 36, fSalTru1.1, whole genome shotgun sequence window:
- the hoxa1a gene encoding homeobox protein Hox-A1a, which yields MSSFLDYSVMSGDGGSCSVRAFHSDHGITTFQSCAVTVNNCGADERFMPNRSSPDGIPHQTGSYQTPTGSLGLAYGAHPACGSGYGPQGFCATYNHYALNQEVESATGFPQCAPLMYSGNISSSMVPQHRQGYGGAPLGQLQYAHATYGGGHEQANLPPFSGCSNPLSPLHAAHLDSCCSPLSSESASNAQTFDWMKVKRNPPKTGRSGEYGYGGQSNTVRTNFTTKQLTELEKEFHFNKYLTRARRVEIAAALQLNETQVKIWFQNRRMKQKKREKECLLPTNAAVSDPRDSCPEKAGGSERSLSAPSTPSPASSTVSSEVDPYSSS from the exons ATGAGCAGCTTCTTAGATTACTCTGTGATGAGCGGCGACGGCGGGTCCTGCTCAGTCAGGGCTTTCCACTCCGACCACGGAATTACTACATTCCAGTCCTGTGCAGTCACCGTGAACAACTGTGGGGCGGATGAGCGCTTCATGCCCAATAGGTCTTCCCCGGATGGCATCCCTCACCAAACGGGGTCCTACCAGACTCCTACTGGCTCTCTGGGTTTAGCCTATGGGGCCCATCCTGCCTGCGGCTCAGGCTATGGACCCCAGGGCTTCTGTGCCACCTACAACCATTACGCactgaaccaggaagtggagtcGGCCACGGGTTTCCCCCAATGCGCCCCATTAATGTACTCCGGCAACATTTCCTCGTCCATGGTACCGCAGCATCGCCAAGGTTACGGGGGAGCGCCCCTGGGTCAGCTCCAGTACGCTCACGCCACCTATGGTGGCGGGCACGAGCAGGCGAACCTGCCTCCTTTCTCTGGGTGTTCAAACCCGCTGTCACCCCTGCACGCGGCCCACCTTGACTCGTGCTGCTCGCCCCTGTCCTCCGAGAGCGCCTCCAACGCACAGACCTTCGATTGGATGAAAGTGAAGAGGAACCCGCCCAAGACAG GCAGATCAGGGGAGTATGGCTATGGGGGGCAGTCCAACACCGTCCGGACCAACTTCACCACCAAACAACTCACCGAGCTTGAGAAGGAGTTCCACTTCAACAAGTATTTGACCCGCGCGCGGCGCGTGGAGATCGCGGCAGCGCTTCAGTTGAACGAGACTCAGGTCAAAATCTGGTTCCAGAACCGCAGGATGAAACAGAAGAAGCGCGAGAAGGAATGCCTGCTGCCCACCAATGCCGCAGTGTCAGACCCGAGGGATAGCTGCCCGGAAAAAGCAGGCGGATCTGAGAGGTCCCTCTCCGCTCCCTCCACCCCGTCTCCAGCCTCTTCAACGGTGTCCTCTGAGGTTGACCCATACTCCTCCAGCTAA